In the Candidatus Methylomirabilis tolerans genome, one interval contains:
- a CDS encoding tetratricopeptide repeat protein, which produces MAMRLRTKNPDWRSGPYRLGMEGAKGLATLAVDRWKWAAAVAIGLLILSAAIAAYFAWNSRSETNASTLLRQAVSQQKSTNQEEGVRLLREVISRYPRTAASAEATLRLGAQYYTTGKYDEARAVYLTYLGQNPRGRIAFSAGIGAGDTYLAQHQYEKAAETYSQLIEQFSQEPLLPEAHLHLAKAYLGINRLKDAVGLYEKIVATYPNTGWAQRAQVDLNKLTLAPAK; this is translated from the coding sequence ATGGCGATGCGGCTTCGTACGAAAAATCCTGATTGGCGCAGTGGGCCATACCGCTTAGGGATGGAAGGCGCGAAGGGTCTTGCGACTCTCGCCGTCGACAGGTGGAAATGGGCTGCCGCAGTGGCTATCGGGCTCTTGATTCTCTCCGCCGCCATTGCTGCCTATTTCGCATGGAACAGCAGGAGTGAAACGAACGCTTCCACCCTGTTGCGTCAGGCAGTTAGCCAACAGAAGAGCACAAATCAGGAGGAGGGTGTTCGCCTGTTGCGTGAGGTGATAAGCCGTTACCCGCGAACTGCCGCCTCTGCCGAGGCCACGCTTCGCCTGGGCGCCCAGTACTACACGACGGGCAAATACGATGAGGCCAGAGCTGTGTACCTCACCTACCTCGGTCAGAACCCAAGGGGTCGAATCGCCTTTTCGGCGGGTATCGGAGCAGGGGATACATATCTGGCGCAGCATCAGTATGAGAAGGCGGCAGAGACATACTCACAGCTTATCGAACAATTCTCTCAGGAGCCTTTGCTCCCTGAGGCGCATCTTCACCTCGCCAAAGCCTACCTTGGGATCAATCGACTGAAGGATGCCGTCGGGCTTTACGAAAAAATCGTCGCAACCTATCCTAATACCGGATGGGCTCAGCGCGCACAGGTCGATTTGAATAAGTTGACCCTCGCTCCCGCCAAATAA
- a CDS encoding bifunctional nuclease family protein, whose translation MFIKMTVRGIALDPITNMPIVILKDPDERRALPIWVGIFEANAIALELEKVSTPRPMTHDLLKNILDGLGITVQQITVNDLKENTFYATIDLNHNGSVIKIDSRPSDAIALALRTNAPIFVAENVVAQAKNIEVSEEKEETDKWKEWLENLKPEDFGKYKM comes from the coding sequence ATGTTCATTAAGATGACAGTACGCGGCATTGCGCTGGATCCGATCACGAATATGCCGATTGTGATCTTGAAGGATCCTGATGAGCGCCGCGCGCTGCCGATCTGGGTTGGGATCTTTGAAGCGAATGCCATCGCGTTGGAACTCGAAAAGGTTTCAACGCCACGGCCGATGACCCATGACCTGCTCAAGAACATCCTGGACGGTCTGGGTATCACCGTTCAACAGATTACTGTCAATGATCTTAAAGAGAATACGTTCTATGCGACTATTGATCTGAATCACAACGGGAGCGTCATCAAGATCGACTCTCGACCGAGCGATGCTATTGCATTAGCTTTACGCACAAACGCTCCGATCTTTGTTGCCGAGAACGTCGTGGCGCAAGCCAAGAATATTGAGGTTTCAGAAGAGAAAGAAGAAACGGACAAATGGAAGGAGTGGCTAGAAAATCTTAAGCCTGAAGATTTTGGAAAATATAAGATGTGA
- a CDS encoding HIT domain-containing protein has product MKTLWAPWRMVYVENAGPSACIFCETPATQQDEKHLILYRGQSVFIQMNLYPYNPGHVMIAPYRHLDDLARLSTEEQIELIQTTARSTSLLRESMNPDGFNIGMNLGKAAGAGVEHHLHVHVVPRWNGDTNFMPIVADTKVIPEELAATYRKLASIFR; this is encoded by the coding sequence ATGAAAACGCTGTGGGCGCCGTGGAGAATGGTGTATGTGGAGAACGCGGGGCCCTCGGCCTGCATATTCTGTGAAACACCAGCGACTCAGCAAGACGAAAAGCATCTCATCCTTTATCGGGGACAATCCGTATTTATCCAGATGAACCTGTATCCATACAATCCGGGACATGTCATGATCGCTCCATACCGGCATCTCGATGATCTCGCAAGGCTATCTACGGAAGAACAGATCGAACTTATCCAGACGACGGCGAGGAGCACATCGCTTCTGCGAGAGAGTATGAATCCGGATGGCTTTAACATTGGGATGAATCTTGGAAAAGCTGCAGGCGCCGGCGTCGAACACCATCTTCATGTCCACGTTGTTCCACGCTGGAACGGAGACACCAATTTTATGCCTATCGTCGCCGACACGAAGGTCATTCCTGAAGAACTGGCTGCGACCTATCGAAAACTCGCTTCCATCTTCCGCTAG
- a CDS encoding integration host factor subunit beta → MTKADLVELVAAQVCLTKKDTEIVVDTILEGIARALASEDDGKVELRGFGSFRTRQRRARQGRNPQSGDPVHVPPKRIPFFKPGKDLRRLIDS, encoded by the coding sequence ATGACAAAGGCCGATTTGGTAGAATTGGTTGCTGCCCAGGTGTGTTTGACCAAGAAAGATACTGAGATCGTCGTTGATACCATCCTCGAAGGCATCGCGAGGGCGCTGGCTTCAGAAGATGACGGAAAGGTCGAACTCCGCGGTTTCGGGAGTTTTCGTACTCGGCAACGACGTGCGCGGCAGGGTCGTAATCCGCAAAGCGGCGATCCGGTTCACGTTCCCCCAAAGCGAATCCCCTTTTTCAAACCGGGAAAGGATTTGAGGCGACTCATCGACAGCTAG
- the sppA gene encoding signal peptide peptidase SppA: MKRTWVIVSVAVFVSLLFLFSLAFSLGRWDRLGGSKVALITIEGVILDSKEVIEQLEKYRTNPSVKAIVIRINSPGGGVAPSQEIHEEILKIRQVDKTPVVASMGSVAASGGYYVASAADLILANPGSITGSIGVLLQIPNISGLLQKIGVKSVVVKSGSHKDLASPTREMTDAERQILQGMLDDVHSQFIDVVAKGRQIDRKQVEVIADGRIFSGREAQSLGLVDQLGNLQDAIERAGALAGIPGKPTVIQERKRGPFLIDLLRGGLSLFDIDLPIYPPSTLSVSYLLW, from the coding sequence ATGAAACGGACGTGGGTAATCGTAAGCGTCGCGGTGTTCGTCAGCTTGCTGTTCCTGTTCAGTTTGGCCTTCTCGCTTGGCAGATGGGACCGGTTAGGCGGAAGTAAGGTCGCGCTGATTACGATCGAAGGGGTCATCCTGGATTCAAAGGAGGTTATCGAGCAGCTCGAAAAATACCGAACGAACCCCTCCGTCAAGGCTATTGTCATCAGAATTAACAGTCCTGGAGGCGGTGTAGCCCCGTCTCAAGAGATTCATGAAGAGATTCTCAAGATTCGTCAGGTCGATAAGACGCCTGTCGTTGCCTCGATGGGGAGTGTGGCCGCATCAGGCGGATATTATGTCGCGAGCGCGGCGGATCTTATTCTGGCTAATCCCGGCTCTATTACCGGAAGCATAGGGGTTCTGCTTCAGATTCCGAACATCTCCGGCCTCTTGCAAAAAATCGGGGTAAAGTCCGTCGTCGTCAAGAGCGGTTCGCACAAGGACCTTGCCTCCCCCACTCGCGAGATGACTGATGCCGAGCGCCAGATCCTTCAAGGGATGCTGGACGATGTACATAGCCAGTTTATAGATGTGGTGGCCAAAGGCAGGCAAATTGATCGGAAACAGGTCGAGGTAATAGCAGACGGACGGATCTTCAGCGGACGAGAGGCGCAATCGCTGGGATTGGTAGACCAACTCGGCAATCTTCAGGACGCAATCGAACGGGCAGGTGCGCTGGCTGGGATTCCTGGAAAACCGACCGTGATTCAGGAGCGGAAGCGAGGACCTTTTCTTATTGATCTGCTGCGTGGTGGTCTGAGTCTATTTGATATCGATTTGCCGATCTATCCACCCTCAACGCTCTCTGTGAGCTATCTTCTCTGGTAA
- a CDS encoding 30S ribosomal protein S1, with translation MISETDKVEEAVYASMDELDRELYAQEHPQDLVDLYAESMREITEGEIVRGTVLEIRNDTVLIDIGYKSEGVIPIKEFRTPSGEITIKVGDIVDVYLEQKEDNDGLIVLSREKAEKTKIWDDIRQAYENGDVVNGMILGRTKGGLTVDIGVRAFLPGSQVDLRPVRDLDRLIGKSFPMKVIKLNQRRGNIVLSRRELLEEERRTLKDRTLQSLEEGKVIRGKVKNITEYGAFIDLGGLDGLLHITDMSWGRVGHPSELFAVGDEIEVVVLKFDRAAERVSLGHKQRLKDPWGDVDQRFPIGSRVQGKVVSLTDYGAFVELGEGIEGLVHISEMSWTQRVKHPSKIVSVGDSIEVVVLDVDKANKRISLGMRQIEPNPWLSIEESYPVGTRVEGTVRNLTDFGAFVELDEGIDGLIHVSDMSWTKRVRHPSEVLKRGDKVEAVVLHTDKTNRRISLGLKQSQPDPWQSTVLDKYRVGMDVKAKVVRLTDFGAFVELEDGVEGLLHISELSHERVAKPADVVAVDQELSLRIIKLDANERKLGLSLRAYLDSQHAPSDTGDQAAPDQGPPDHQEEGPVGE, from the coding sequence ATGATTTCTGAGACGGACAAGGTGGAAGAGGCTGTGTACGCATCGATGGACGAACTGGATCGTGAGCTTTACGCTCAAGAGCACCCCCAGGACTTAGTCGATCTGTATGCCGAGAGTATGCGGGAAATCACCGAGGGGGAGATCGTCAGAGGGACCGTGCTGGAGATCAGAAACGATACAGTTCTGATCGATATCGGCTACAAGTCTGAAGGAGTTATACCGATCAAGGAGTTCCGGACGCCCTCTGGAGAAATCACGATCAAGGTTGGCGATATCGTCGATGTCTACCTGGAGCAGAAAGAGGATAACGACGGCCTCATTGTCCTCTCGAGAGAGAAGGCGGAGAAGACTAAAATCTGGGACGATATTCGGCAGGCCTATGAGAATGGCGATGTGGTCAATGGAATGATTCTAGGCCGCACGAAGGGGGGCCTGACGGTGGATATCGGCGTACGAGCCTTTCTCCCCGGTTCGCAAGTTGATTTGCGGCCCGTCCGCGACCTCGATCGGTTGATCGGGAAGAGCTTCCCGATGAAAGTCATCAAATTAAACCAGCGTCGAGGCAATATCGTGTTGTCCCGGCGGGAGTTGCTTGAAGAAGAGCGGCGAACCCTCAAGGATAGAACCTTACAATCGTTGGAGGAGGGGAAAGTTATACGCGGTAAGGTCAAGAATATTACCGAGTACGGCGCGTTCATCGACCTCGGCGGGTTGGACGGTTTGCTGCATATTACCGACATGTCCTGGGGCCGCGTTGGTCATCCCTCCGAACTCTTTGCTGTCGGTGATGAGATCGAGGTCGTCGTCCTGAAGTTTGACAGAGCGGCGGAGCGGGTCTCTCTTGGCCATAAGCAGCGCCTGAAGGATCCTTGGGGGGATGTCGATCAGCGGTTTCCGATCGGCTCCCGCGTTCAAGGTAAGGTAGTAAGCTTGACCGATTATGGCGCCTTCGTTGAGCTCGGTGAGGGGATCGAAGGGCTGGTTCATATCTCCGAGATGTCCTGGACGCAGCGGGTCAAACACCCCTCTAAGATCGTTTCCGTTGGAGACTCTATCGAGGTTGTGGTTTTGGATGTGGATAAGGCCAATAAACGGATCTCTCTGGGCATGCGTCAGATCGAACCCAACCCATGGTTGTCGATCGAAGAAAGCTACCCGGTGGGGACGCGTGTCGAAGGGACCGTCAGAAACCTGACCGATTTCGGAGCGTTCGTTGAGCTTGACGAAGGGATTGATGGACTGATTCATGTGTCCGACATGTCGTGGACCAAGCGAGTTCGTCATCCTTCCGAGGTCTTGAAGCGAGGGGATAAAGTTGAGGCGGTTGTCTTGCACACCGATAAGACGAATCGTCGAATCTCCCTCGGTCTCAAGCAGAGCCAGCCTGACCCCTGGCAATCTACGGTTCTCGATAAGTACCGCGTCGGTATGGATGTGAAGGCGAAGGTAGTTCGTCTGACCGATTTCGGGGCCTTTGTCGAATTGGAGGACGGAGTCGAAGGACTGCTCCATATCTCTGAACTGAGTCATGAACGGGTCGCGAAACCTGCGGATGTCGTCGCTGTCGATCAAGAGCTTTCCCTCAGGATCATCAAATTGGATGCTAATGAGCGTAAGCTCGGGCTGAGCCTTCGCGCCTATCTGGATAGCCAGCATGCTCCGAGCGATACTGGTGATCAGGCGGCCCCGGATCAGGGCCCACCAGATCACCAGGAAGAGGGACCTGTCGGCGAGTAA
- a CDS encoding 1-acyl-sn-glycerol-3-phosphate acyltransferase, with protein MRVAFFLGLSLKRAIARSVSITGRFLCLGIAKVAFRLHIEGEEFIPRTGPTILAANHVSFIDPIIIMVSVRRPVRFMAKKELFRFPVFGWLLRQFGTFPIDRTRINLQAFKQATSLLEAGEVVAMFPEGTRGDGIELRPAKPGIGLIAARTGAPVVPVLHQGTGKVLPRGAWFPRPHRIVIKFGTPLRFAEGQIGKRQDQAELFSQTIMEKIAALKT; from the coding sequence ATGAGAGTTGCTTTTTTTCTGGGCCTTTCTCTCAAAAGGGCGATCGCTCGATCCGTTTCTATCACGGGTCGTTTTTTGTGCCTCGGCATCGCAAAGGTCGCATTCCGCCTCCATATCGAGGGGGAAGAGTTTATTCCCCGTACTGGCCCAACGATCCTGGCGGCAAATCACGTAAGCTTTATCGATCCCATTATCATTATGGTCTCGGTTCGGCGTCCGGTCCGTTTTATGGCTAAAAAGGAGTTGTTCCGTTTTCCCGTGTTTGGTTGGCTGCTTCGGCAGTTCGGTACTTTTCCAATCGATCGGACCCGAATCAACCTGCAGGCCTTTAAGCAGGCGACCTCCCTTTTGGAAGCAGGAGAGGTCGTCGCAATGTTTCCTGAAGGGACGCGCGGAGATGGAATTGAGTTGCGACCTGCCAAGCCCGGGATCGGGCTCATTGCGGCGCGAACGGGCGCACCGGTGGTTCCAGTGTTACATCAGGGAACGGGGAAGGTGCTCCCCAGGGGCGCATGGTTTCCCAGGCCGCATCGAATCGTTATAAAGTTCGGGACGCCATTGCGGTTTGCCGAGGGACAAATAGGGAAAAGACAAGACCAGGCCGAGCTGTTCAGTCAGACCATTATGGAGAAAATCGCCGCCCTGAAGACTTAA
- the cmk gene encoding (d)CMP kinase, with the protein MRRTKDCLIIAIDGPVGAGKSTAARLLAKRLGYRYIDSGAMYRALSWKALREGLDLDDEQCLRRLADETCIALESLDDRELILVDGQEVSRQIREREVEQASSRISIHPSVRSVMVAQQRRMAEQGGIVMDGRDIGTVVFPDADVKFYLTARLGERAKRRYLEAQAAGVTRAVDKLAEEIEARDARDMNRCASPLRRADEAVTIDTSDLLAPQVVDVMEEEIRRKVAA; encoded by the coding sequence AAGAACGAAAGACTGTCTTATTATTGCCATTGACGGACCTGTGGGAGCCGGAAAAAGTACGGCGGCGCGCCTGCTGGCCAAGCGGCTGGGATATCGTTATATCGACAGCGGGGCCATGTATCGTGCGCTGTCGTGGAAGGCGTTGCGGGAGGGTCTGGATCTGGACGATGAGCAATGCCTGCGGCGGCTGGCCGATGAAACCTGTATTGCTCTTGAGTCGTTGGATGATCGAGAATTGATTCTTGTGGATGGACAGGAAGTCAGCCGGCAGATTAGAGAGCGCGAGGTAGAACAGGCGTCCTCAAGAATCTCGATCCACCCAAGCGTTCGTTCTGTAATGGTCGCACAGCAGCGACGAATGGCAGAGCAGGGAGGGATCGTCATGGACGGGCGCGACATCGGTACGGTCGTCTTCCCGGATGCTGATGTAAAATTCTATCTCACGGCTCGTTTAGGGGAGCGTGCGAAACGTCGTTACCTTGAGGCGCAAGCTGCGGGCGTTACCCGAGCAGTGGATAAACTTGCCGAAGAGATTGAGGCGCGAGATGCACGAGATATGAATCGATGCGCCTCGCCATTGCGAAGGGCGGATGAGGCCGTCACGATCGACACAAGTGATTTACTTGCTCCTCAGGTTGTTGATGTGATGGAAGAGGAAATCAGACGGAAGGTGGCTGCCTGA